From Thermodesulfovibrionales bacterium, a single genomic window includes:
- a CDS encoding glycosyltransferase, with the protein FFGFLFLFYLSIEKIIFGKPIGGRPLLLLGALLIIVGIQFIGMGLLGEMIVRVYHETQRKPIYVIKKVVGPSN; encoded by the coding sequence GGTTCTTCGGGTTTCTCTTTCTCTTCTATCTGAGCATAGAAAAAATCATTTTCGGGAAACCGATCGGGGGGAGACCTCTTCTTCTCCTCGGCGCGCTGCTCATAATAGTAGGCATTCAGTTCATCGGCATGGGGCTTCTCGGTGAGATGATTGTGAGAGTCTATCACGAAACCCAGCGAAAACCGATCTACGTGATAAAAAAGGTCGTTGGCCCCTCAAACTGA
- a CDS encoding lysylphosphatidylglycerol synthase transmembrane domain-containing protein: MAPQTDIPGEQRPLKAKKILLVALKLVVSGGLLYAIISKTGIQKLTTTLQGINAFYFLIASLIYISSVFLSSLRWRLLLSEDFAIGKLFSLYMIGSFFNNILPGIVGGDAIKAYYLYRSTGKSGPAVASVFLDRYVGFSALLALGLIAYPFGFRYFRGSYIEWTLPFIVALFIIASFLTIGLRLGGRIGLLGELYNYFSLYKSKGRVVIQTFSISLVIQVLNVFAVFLVSSGLAVAVPLLSLFIFVPIIATLATLPVSISGLGVREASFVLLLGFLGIPPIQATAVSLAWFLSVALGSLPGLVMYLLYRPAGAR, translated from the coding sequence TTGGCCCCTCAAACTGACATACCCGGAGAGCAGCGTCCCCTGAAGGCAAAGAAGATCCTTTTGGTCGCCCTCAAGCTCGTCGTCAGCGGAGGGCTCCTCTACGCGATAATCTCGAAAACCGGGATACAGAAACTTACTACGACCCTTCAGGGCATCAATGCGTTCTATTTTCTCATAGCAAGCCTGATCTATATCTCCTCGGTCTTCCTCTCCTCACTTCGGTGGCGGCTTCTTCTGTCCGAAGACTTCGCGATAGGGAAACTCTTCTCCCTCTATATGATAGGCTCATTTTTTAATAACATCCTCCCCGGGATCGTCGGCGGTGACGCGATAAAGGCCTATTACCTCTATCGGAGCACCGGGAAGAGCGGACCGGCGGTAGCCTCGGTATTCCTCGACAGGTACGTCGGTTTCAGCGCGCTCCTCGCCCTTGGATTGATCGCGTATCCCTTCGGCTTCCGCTATTTCAGGGGCTCCTATATCGAATGGACGTTGCCCTTCATCGTAGCACTCTTCATCATCGCAAGCTTCCTCACGATCGGCCTGAGACTCGGCGGGCGGATAGGTCTCCTCGGAGAATTGTACAACTATTTCTCCCTGTACAAGAGCAAGGGGCGCGTCGTCATTCAGACCTTTTCGATCTCCCTCGTGATTCAGGTGCTGAACGTATTTGCCGTTTTTCTCGTGAGCTCCGGACTGGCTGTGGCGGTTCCCCTTCTTTCTCTCTTCATATTTGTCCCCATTATCGCCACCCTGGCTACCCTGCCCGTATCGATTTCCGGTCTCGGCGTGAGAGAGGCCTCCTTTGTCCTGCTTCTCGGTTTTCTCGGGATACCCCCGATTCAAGCCACTGCTGTTTCGCTTGCATGGTTTTTGTCCGTCGCGCTAGGAAGTCTCCCGGGCCTCGTCATGTATCTGCTCTATAGACCTGCCGGAGCCCGATAA